From Capsicum annuum cultivar UCD-10X-F1 unplaced genomic scaffold, UCD10Xv1.1 ctg36872, whole genome shotgun sequence, the proteins below share one genomic window:
- the LOC124891532 gene encoding uncharacterized protein LOC124891532: protein MERDSINFVRKCHECQVHGDLIHSPPSELHTMTALWPFVAWRMEVIGPIEPKASNGHRFILVAIDYFTKWVESTIFKSVTKKVVVDFIHSNIICRFGISKIIVMDNAANLNSHLMQKVCQQFKIMHRNSTPYRPKANQAVEAANKNLKKILLKMVQSS, encoded by the coding sequence atggaACGAGATTCCATCAATTTCGTTCGTAAATGTCATGAATGTCAAGTACACGGGGACTTGATACATTCCCCTCCATCTGAGTTGCATACAATGACTGCTCTATGGCCTTTTGTGGCTTGGAGAATGGAAgtaattggaccaattgaaccAAAGGCTTCGAATGGACATAGGTTTATCTTagtagccattgattatttcacgaaGTGGGTGGAATCAACGATTTTTAAGTCAGTGACCAAAAAAgtggtggttgattttattcactcTAACATCATTTGTCGGTTTGGCATTTCAAAGATAATTGTCATGGATAATGCTGCGAATCTCAATAGTCATCTGATGCAAAAAGTGTGCcagcaatttaagattatgcatcgaaATTCAACTCCTTATCGTCCAAAGGCGAATCAAGCTGTGGAAGCTGCcaacaagaacttaaagaaaatactccTTAAGATGGTGCAGAGTTCCTGA